A single region of the Aquarana catesbeiana isolate 2022-GZ linkage group LG07, ASM4218655v1, whole genome shotgun sequence genome encodes:
- the LOC141103522 gene encoding uncharacterized protein: MCNIPSTLKFFLELHHRNACQQQQCIGICNNKTEVGQADLMGTGKAEPEPEWKKHQRGKTPLRQQDMDIRNFFSKKGSKASGEAEPESQEEAVSTDQISECDDSILLAEELEGTSSTTTDTEVGDGSIAITAVCDVTDLGDVDSGSMQPKLKEYPYEMFGSQKRSFQFHWFEKYNWLEYSCSKNTAFCFACRNFAPKGKRHNLDASLTTQGFKNWKRALDSFKEHERSALHKSSMLAWAACKDAKLRGNVVEQIEKATELQIRGRRQYLERIVATTVLLAKQGISF, translated from the exons ATGTGCAACATACCAtcaacattaaagttttttttggaaTTGCACCACCGAAACGCATGTCAACAACAACAATGCATTGGAATATGCaacaacaaaacag AAGTTGGTCAGGCtgacttgatgggcactggtaaggcagaGCCAGAGCCTGAATGGAAGAAACACCAAAGAGGCAAAACCCCCCTACGACAACAG GATATGGATATCAGAaattttttcagcaaaaaagggtcaaaagcatCAGGAGAAGCTGAGCCTGAGTCTCAGGAAGAAGCTGTGAGCACGGATCAAATTTCAGAATGTGATGACAGTATTTTACTTGCAGAGGAACTGGAAGGCACTTCTAGTACCACAACAGATACAGAAGTGGGTGATGGATCCATTGCTATTACTGCAGTTTGTGATGTTACTGATCTAGGAGATGTGGATAGTGGTTCTATGCAGCCTAAACTAAAGGAATAtccatatgaaatgtttggttcACAAAAGCGATCATTCCAATTTCACTGGTTTGAAAAATATAATTGGCTAGAATATTCATGTtccaaaaatactgcattttgtttTGCTTGTCGAAATTTTGCCCCAAAAGGCAAGAGGCACAATCTGGACGCATCATTAACCACACAAGGTTTTAAAAATTGGAAACGTGCTTTAGATTCCTTCAAGGAGCATGAAAGAAGTGCTCTTCACAAGTCTAGCATGTTGGCATGGGCAGCTTGCAAAGATGCTAAACTGCGTGGAAATGTTGTAGAACAAATAGAAAAAGCTACTGAACTCCAAATTCGAGGAAGGCGACAATATCTAGAACGAATAGTTGCAACCACAGTGCTTCTTGCCAAGCAGGGCATATCATTTTGA